In Neodiprion virginianus isolate iyNeoVirg1 chromosome 6, iyNeoVirg1.1, whole genome shotgun sequence, the genomic window AaaggataataaaaaaaattaataaaacatgTCACCCGGTATAAATGATCGCCCACGTTACACAGGTACCGTCCCAAAAAGTAATCGTAGAAATGATAGAAATCGAGAAAGATCCAACAGTAATCAGGTAATGATTGGGCCAACTGATCCGAGGGATGTTTCACACCAACCAAATAATCTGGTAAGCTGAAATCAGTCATTTCAATCTGCATTCTCTTTCTgataatgttgaaaaaatacctATGAATCAAATGCCATTATTATTCACTGTATATCAAAGTAGATTTGAATACAAGGCGAACTTTTGACATGCACGTGAGCTTCGCAATGGATTTCATACTACACTACATGAATAATTtccttaattaattaatcataacataaaaattattttttacatcaagACTCACACCTGAAtcatttatcatttttgttaAGCGCATCACACAGTATGTTCAGTATAACGGGTGGTAAACTTTCACATTAGATTCAAGATCTGTCTATAAATAGGGTATGAAGAGGCGGGGAGTTTTTTGCGCTAAGAATATACATTGCCGACACATAAATGTAGTCAAGCTTGTATTCTCAGCTGCAAAGCCACCACGGTTTAGATATCTTCAGTCAATCCAATCAATCGGGCctcaaaaaggaaaaataatcttcTATTATAGgtgtttttacattttccaattattgttaatcctgaaatttcatgtcatttattcattcgtacATTTGTTACAGCTCGAGTGGCATCTGGTAACTGATCCACACAGGtcggaaaaaaatagtaatactCGACCCACCTCCTCCACACCTTCCATTAGCTACCAGGACCTCGCAGACTTCGGTATTGATTTCACATTGCTATAATTAAGAAGTTACGGATGCAAAAATTCTTAATTCTACTCGTGGGAAACTATccttttataaaaatgatcaatttatttgaaaaatattaggataaatttcaatttgctAATACTATTCTTGTGTCTGTGGTTATCATAGTACAAGTTGATCTCAAAGTCTGTTTTACAGTGCTTCATGTTGATTgacatatttgaaaataactttAGATTGCAGTAGCCAACAGCGTAACCACATAGGCGAAGATCGTTCTCAGTGGCATAGAATGGCACCACCAGACTCTCACACCCAATCACCACCACCGCAGTTACAGGCGAACAAGCCTACAAATGTAGACAAAATGGTAGAATATTTTggtttcaatgaaaaaaaatatcattgatTGGCTGTTCGTAATAATATCAgaacatttcaattttaacagcCAGACAGAGGACAAGTTGAAAGTCGACTTAATCAAATCAAGGACTTCATTCGGGTGACTTCTACAATGATGGATTCATTGAGTCAATCCAGTGACCCTGTAAGTAAATCAGTTTTGTTCATCCATTTATTACTACATTGCAATTTTCCTGATGTAAACGGATGATACTTGAGTTGGTTGTTGATTTAGCGCGCAGTTACGCAACATGACAAGTTGTCTAAAATGGTGGAGGATCTTTAtgacagtgaaaaaaaattgaccaatcTTCTAGGGACTTATCAAAATCGGGGAATTCCTGATGAGGTTGTTAATACATTACTTGTGTGATGATCTGTTGTTTACTAAAACTTGCATGCAATTTTAGTCTGGTGATCATCCAGTACAGCAGTCGGACCAGATGAGACGATTCAGTGATTTAATGGATGTTCTAACTTTACAAGAACGATGCATCTTGACTAACCCTAACTGCATGGTGCGTTATACTTTCATAACTCAACATAAAACTTATAGTTTGGTTGCatcaaatcaatttcaataGATTTAAATTGTGGTTTACTCGATTCAGAATGGTGAAATTGACGAACACGGAGATGGCGGCAGAGAAGCTCAGCTCCAACGCAAGGTAGAAGAAACTCAAAGGAAGCTTGCCCAGCTTCAGGAACAAGAAGCTTCTCTTTTAGGAATGCATTTGCGAGCTAAAGAAAGATTGAATGCAGCACGTCAAGCCCAACAAGTATTTTTGCAACAGGGTGAACAGGGTAATTCTGCCTGGGAAGGACCAGATAGGCGACTGCATCAAGGGCAATCAAACGCCGATGAACTGGAGTCCGAACACGCTGCACTGAGGGGAAAATTGGTCCAgttacaaaataagaaaaaaagaatggatCATCTCGTCGCAGAGTTGCAAGCTGTGGACACTTTTGATAGAGGCAGCTGTGTTAGTATAAGATGATTGGTACCTAATCATTTCAAATCTACTCATTAGTTAATCACATCAATTTTTGTATCTTGGTTGCAGAGCTCTGAAGGTTCACGCGCACCGGGAAGAGATAAAGTTGCCGAATTGGATGCAATGAAAGCACAGTTGGCACGCCTTAAGGCTCTGATGGAAGATGCTACACGAGATCGACATCCATCAGAATCTGAAGTCGAACCGGAAGCTGATGAAGAAGTCAGAGTAGAAGTGTCTGCTAATAGTTCTCGTAATTCGATAGATCGGCAGAGTGAGCCTGATGATTTGTCGAGAAGGAAGGCTGGTAACTTTGGAGATGCCCCCTCGGTCGACCAAGTTCAAGTACGTCGCTTGACTAAATTTTTGTTAAGTTTCATACATCATGAAACGTGAAACCCACACTCCAGCTGAAAAGTTACTATACAAAGTTTACTATGCTTCATCTGCAACTTATGAATTTCTTCTATCTACgttttaaaaaacaaagttgAAACATAATTTAGTCTTTTCGATTGACAGGCTGTGACCAGGGAACTCAAAGAACAGTCCGTGTTACTGCAGGCAGCTCGTGCTGAATTGCAACGCCTGAAGCAAACGACTCCTACACCCGTCATTACCTCATCAACTCCACCCCCTTCTCTTCTTGGACTGAATTTATCTGAGAAGAAACAGAGTAACAACAATACTAATAGCAGCAGTAATGATGAACGTTGTGAAATGCAATTTGCACAAGCAAAGAGACGTCAGCTGGAAGACTTGATGAGAAAGGTCTGGAGTAGATTTTATACCTATTACCTAGTGCTCAGTAAAATATCaatagttttctttttttttacaaaaatatactttgACACAGGAACAGGTACACTCATCTAGCGTGAATCAAGATGTTGGTAGAGGAGATTGGGGTGGTGTTAGAGAAACCAATTCACAGCTTAGTCACACTAGCGTTGCAGCAAACTTGTGGCCTTTGCCGAATCCTGCCACAGGTTAGCAACGAATATATAGTAACTACGAagataaaatcaatttataatGTTCATAAATTTGGTTCCCCTTCATTACTCTTATTTCCTTACAGGGGAATCTAACGAACAAAGTGTAGACGGTGCGTCGATTTCGGAAAATTTATTAGATGTTGGGCCTAATGGTAATGCTACGGCGGCAAATGGTAATTGGTGGGGTGTTCCCCCACCAATTGGAATGGTCGAGCAGCCTCCACAAGGTGAGCTTAAAATCTACTTCATTTCCCAATTCACATTTTTGAAGctaagaaatgaaaatcaaattgtaTTGCAAAATTAAGAATCGACGGATTGAATACTGTCTAGCAGGAGTGGTGGGTATGGCTGAATATTATCGACAGCTGTTATTGGGCTCTCAAGCACAACAATTACAAATGATGGGAATGACTATGCAGCAATGCTGCCAATTACTGTGGGCTCAACAACGAGAATTACAATCAATGCGAGCAGCAATTATTCAACTACAATTACAGCTACGACAACCACAGCAGctacaacagcaacaacaacatcaacagcTACAAGGACGGGCCAATAACAATTATAGTAATGTGGGAAATGCTGAAGAGTATTCCAATCTTAACCGTGTCGTGCAACACAATGGGAGTTCATTGGACGCTACGTTGCCACCGAGCTCATCACTCCCTAATCTTGTTGCTTTACCCACACCTACGCCCACACCGGTACCCGTTCCTATACCCAATCCTCCACACCAACAACAACAGTTGAACAACCAAGTTCCACCAGGAAATAGAGCCAACAACTATTGGGACAACTTTCGAAGGTAATTCGTGAAAGTCTTAATGTAGGTTTATAAAGTTATAGTCATGTTTCGATGTTAGTACCAAACTATTCATTTGCTTCGTTTCAATCTCTTAACTCTTCGTATGAATGTTCGATGaccattttatttaattcatgGTGAACTGGCTGCGCGTCTTTCTGTagatgttgatttttttttttttttgcatattacACTATTTAgtatttcatcattttttcaatttcaatttgataAGGTACCTATTTTCTttaagtttttcaatttttatttcacgtgcattattgttaaaaattgagaGACACCCTACAAGTTCATATCCCCAGTTTAAACACAAATGTTAGTCGAGTGTTTTTGGTAAACGCTCTTTTTAACTTCTTGTTAAGTACCTGATTACCGATtgctcatttttttcaaaattctcaacTGCATATAGAACGtatgaatttaatttcgaaCTCCAGAGtagaattaaaatattgtacagcTCCgacgaatatatataaaataaaatcatgtTTTGTGTATTCATTTTCGTGTATTTCTATTTACTCGTAACCCCTGTTAAATCATGTTCTCAAGCATTGCTTGtaatatcaaaaattgaaagagtTTCTCTTTAAAAGGCCCTAGGTAGGTTTACATTATACACCTCTTGCCTTACTTTATTGAAACAGCTTAATTGGTGTGTTTTACATTTGATTTTCACTGTAATCACTAACATTAAATTCGTTATGTCACCCTTTTCTTGAAATTAGACTGCACAGCAAAAGTTGTAGCAATATCTTGAAAGATTGATTAACTATTTAAAAGTGTTCCATCTAACAGTTCATCACAATTAATTAGTTCAATCAGTAGTCCCtttcatatatttttgaataacagattttgaatattaatgttttACGCATGAGATTTGGGTTTGCCGATTGTTGCCTTTCAGTTACTCGAGGCAAAACTTACTCTCTGTGAATGGAAAAACTGCATCGGACCGCAACCCACATACAACCGCAAGTACTCCAACCACAAACACTGTGTCTTCTGCATCAGGTACTGCGTCTGGTGGGGGAAACAACACTGGACTCACGTATGCACAACTTATCAATGCATTATTcatcaaattaaattttgtactTAGTTGTTCATGGAAGAAGTGGGGAGTTTTTGGGTCAGATCGACTAAATTTTAGACCACCACTATCGATTTGGTTAAAATTAGCGTGATTATTATCTGTTTCAGTTAGGATAAGTCGGTTAAGATTAATTAAGAATAATCCATATTAGTACGAAATGTTAATTCGCTACCAAGGTGTGGTAAATTGAATAGGtctactaaaaaaaattctattattAGAATAAAACTAGTCACctagataataataatcttaaTGTATACAAATAGCATACCAACTGGTTTCAACTGAATTAGTGACGGTAGTCCAAAATAAAAGCGGTTGGACTCAAAACTGCTAACATATGAAAATGGAAGATTTGAATCTTTGAGTTCACAAAATATCCGATTTATGAAATTATGTTGACTTACAGTAACATTGGATTTAGGTCTAGGAAAGACAAGCGCAATAGGGAGCATGGATTGGAGAATTTGACATTACCAACATTGTTATCGGCTGAGATGCAGTACCCACAAAATCTTCAGCTGCAGTCTAATTTTCAACAGCAAGAAGTTGTTAATTCAAGGAGCAGCTTAAATAATGTCTTAGCCAATGATATGACCTTACAACAGTCGCATCATGTGGACAACTTTTTTGATGAACAACAGTTGGCTTGCACTCGATCAGTATCCGCAAATAACGATGGTCAGGTTTGTCTGCGTCAGCTTAGGTAAGATTGTTATTCCAACAGATGATTAACCTACTAATATCTTAAAGAAAAACTACCGTTAATATCATGTAACGATGAATGTATACTAATTCTTAGCGCTAAATTAAAAGTCTTTATTCAAAACGCTTCATTTATAATACCAAAGAATTTTACCAAAAGGTCGCAGAACCCTTGAATCACAATTATTCTGATACAGCAATGAAATGAGCGACGCAGTGTCATCGCTAGTAACTGTGAATACTTCAAGACCTGGCTACCTCGTTCGGGTGCTGAGGGAGGTTAAAATTATTTGTGAAGATCACAGGTTGCGTCCTCGTCTCTTGCGTTCACTGAGGGCTTTGCGGGATTCACATTCATCCAATAATCCCTTGGTAATCGAAATTATCATACAGTTGATAATCATTTGctcaaaataataacaattaaagGATCAGCTTTTActcgtattttgaaaataaattttaattggtTCTAAAATTTGTTAGCGTTACTCAACTCAAATGTTTAAGATCTACTTATTAATccgataaaatttgttttgccTAGGTTGACTGgttacaaaatgaaacaactGATCAGACAGCCAGTGAAAGTTGTCAATCTAGTGATGAAGATTCTGATACGGGTACCCTCAATAATACAGTAGGAAATGCAGTGAACCAAGCAGTTGGTGCTTTGTCACTACCCCCACCTCCGTTACCTCCACCACCATTGTCTATGACGTTACCACTTTTGCCGGTAAAATCAGGTTTAGAAAATTTGGTGATGAAAGCAGTAGATATAATACTAAGACCTAAAAATTCTGTCAACTTTGCTGATATACTACATCTCTGTCATTCTACCAGAGacaatatttatatcaaaACACATAGTCACTTGGACGTGGTAACGCTTCGGGGTGACCACTAAATCTCCATcacgaaattccctgacttttccaggtttgccaaacaaaaattttataatttttcctgACCAATTCGGATAAATTGGTTATagcaaattgataaaaatatacgtcTTTTTacatatcatttttttatgaaagtaCGAACTGTCACTTGAGTCGCACTGTCCCATCTGGTCGATGCGCACAATTGTTTGTATTTAGgaatattcaaagtttgaaaagaatttttccagcgatggtaaaaaaatttgtgttcGATCTAATTTATCTAAAGCTTGCAAAAATTGTGCGAcatatttgtatgaaaaaaaatataggaaaCGATTCCCTGACGCCGCAAAAACCCCTGAAATTTCCCTGACTATTTCGGAATTTCCGAATTCTATGTCATTTCCAGATTTTCTAGAATTCCCTGACCAGTGGCCACCCTGCGCTTACAtcagaagaaaataaattttatcgcaGATAATaaggaacaattttttcacatcttaCAGGGAGGATTTCAACCAGAAGGTGTAGGCATTAATGCGTCAGCATCTGTAACACCGGGTTACAATGAAGACTTAGCGGAAGCTGATCAATCGCGACCCGAAACTTCTCACAATCCCCAGGTACCTTTCTATTTTACATTCGTATTTTAAGTTTGATTATTACAATTGCATTTTAAAGCAGGTTGCTAGTGAAGAAAATGTTGGTGAAGAAGGCGGTGGAGACG contains:
- the LOC124306863 gene encoding uncharacterized protein LOC124306863 isoform X3 → MSPGINDRPRYTGTVPKSNRRNDRNRERSNSNQVMIGPTDPRDVSHQPNNLLEWHLVTDPHRSEKNSNTRPTSSTPSISYQDLADFDCSSQQRNHIGEDRSQWHRMAPPDSHTQSPPPQLQANKPTNVDKMPDRGQVESRLNQIKDFIRVTSTMMDSLSQSSDPRAVTQHDKLSKMVEDLYDSEKKLTNLLGTYQNRGIPDESGDHPVQQSDQMRRFSDLMDVLTLQERCILTNPNCMNGEIDEHGDGGREAQLQRKVEETQRKLAQLQEQEASLLGMHLRAKERLNAARQAQQVFLQQGEQGNSAWEGPDRRLHQGQSNADELESEHAALRGKLVQLQNKKKRMDHLVAELQAVDTFDRGSCSSEGSRAPGRDKVAELDAMKAQLARLKALMEDATRDRHPSESEVEPEADEEVRVEVSANSSRNSIDRQSEPDDLSRRKAGNFGDAPSVDQVQAVTRELKEQSVLLQAARAELQRLKQTTPTPVITSSTPPPSLLGLNLSEKKQSNNNTNSSSNDERCEMQFAQAKRRQLEDLMRKEQVHSSSVNQDVGRGDWGGVRETNSQLSHTSVAANLWPLPNPATGESNEQSVDGASISENLLDVGPNGNATAANGNWWGVPPPIGMVEQPPQAGVVGMAEYYRQLLLGSQAQQLQMMGMTMQQCCQLLWAQQRELQSMRAAIIQLQLQLRQPQQLQQQQQHQQLQGRANNNYSNVGNAEEYSNLNRVVQHNGSSLDATLPPSSSLPNLVALPTPTPTPVPVPIPNPPHQQQQLNNQVPPGNRANNYWDNFRSYSRQNLLSVNGKTASDRNPHTTASTPTTNTVSSASGTASGGGNNTGLTNIGFRSRKDKRNREHGLENLTLPTLLSAEMQYPQNLQLQSNFQQQEVVNSRSSLNNVLANDMTLQQSHHVDNFFDEQQLACTRSVSANNDGQVCLRQLRSQNP
- the LOC124306863 gene encoding uncharacterized protein LOC124306863 isoform X1 translates to MSPGINDRPRYTGTVPKSNRRNDRNRERSNSNQVMIGPTDPRDVSHQPNNLLEWHLVTDPHRSEKNSNTRPTSSTPSISYQDLADFDCSSQQRNHIGEDRSQWHRMAPPDSHTQSPPPQLQANKPTNVDKMPDRGQVESRLNQIKDFIRVTSTMMDSLSQSSDPRAVTQHDKLSKMVEDLYDSEKKLTNLLGTYQNRGIPDESGDHPVQQSDQMRRFSDLMDVLTLQERCILTNPNCMNGEIDEHGDGGREAQLQRKVEETQRKLAQLQEQEASLLGMHLRAKERLNAARQAQQVFLQQGEQGNSAWEGPDRRLHQGQSNADELESEHAALRGKLVQLQNKKKRMDHLVAELQAVDTFDRGSCSSEGSRAPGRDKVAELDAMKAQLARLKALMEDATRDRHPSESEVEPEADEEVRVEVSANSSRNSIDRQSEPDDLSRRKAGNFGDAPSVDQVQAVTRELKEQSVLLQAARAELQRLKQTTPTPVITSSTPPPSLLGLNLSEKKQSNNNTNSSSNDERCEMQFAQAKRRQLEDLMRKEQVHSSSVNQDVGRGDWGGVRETNSQLSHTSVAANLWPLPNPATGESNEQSVDGASISENLLDVGPNGNATAANGNWWGVPPPIGMVEQPPQAGVVGMAEYYRQLLLGSQAQQLQMMGMTMQQCCQLLWAQQRELQSMRAAIIQLQLQLRQPQQLQQQQQHQQLQGRANNNYSNVGNAEEYSNLNRVVQHNGSSLDATLPPSSSLPNLVALPTPTPTPVPVPIPNPPHQQQQLNNQVPPGNRANNYWDNFRSYSRQNLLSVNGKTASDRNPHTTASTPTTNTVSSASGTASGGGNNTGLTNIGFRSRKDKRNREHGLENLTLPTLLSAEMQYPQNLQLQSNFQQQEVVNSRSSLNNVLANDMTLQQSHHVDNFFDEQQLACTRSVSANNDGQVCLRQLSNEMSDAVSSLVTVNTSRPGYLVRVLREVKIICEDHRLRPRLLRSLRALRDSHSSNNPLVDWLQNETTDQTASESCQSSDEDSDTGTLNNTVGNAVNQAVGALSLPPPPLPPPPLSMTLPLLPGGFQPEGVGINASASVTPGYNEDLAEADQSRPETSHNPQQVASEENVGEEGGGDASTASANALIADLVAEMEYMEEDGERSDDIGLDRVPTRLYHQANESI
- the LOC124306863 gene encoding uncharacterized protein LOC124306863 isoform X2, which translates into the protein MSPGINDRPRYTGTVPKSNRRNDRNRERSNSNQVMIGPTDPRDVSHQPNNLLEWHLVTDPHRSEKNSNTRPTSSTPSISYQDLADFDCSSQQRNHIGEDRSQWHRMAPPDSHTQSPPPQLQANKPTNVDKMPDRGQVESRLNQIKDFIRVTSTMMDSLSQSSDPRAVTQHDKLSKMVEDLYDSEKKLTNLLGTYQNRGIPDESGDHPVQQSDQMRRFSDLMDVLTLQERCILTNPNCMNGEIDEHGDGGREAQLQRKVEETQRKLAQLQEQEASLLGMHLRAKERLNAARQAQQVFLQQGEQGNSAWEGPDRRLHQGQSNADELESEHAALRGKLVQLQNKKKRMDHLVAELQAVDTFDRGSCSSEGSRAPGRDKVAELDAMKAQLARLKALMEDATRDRHPSESEVEPEADEEVRVEVSANSSRNSIDRQSEPDDLSRRKAGNFGDAPSVDQVQAVTRELKEQSVLLQAARAELQRLKQTTPTPVITSSTPPPSLLGLNLSEKKQSNNNTNSSSNDERCEMQFAQAKRRQLEDLMRKEQVHSSSVNQDVGRGDWGGVRETNSQLSHTSVAANLWPLPNPATGESNEQSVDGASISENLLDVGPNGNATAANGNWWGVPPPIGMVEQPPQAGVVGMAEYYRQLLLGSQAQQLQMMGMTMQQCCQLLWAQQRELQSMRAAIIQLQLQLRQPQQLQQQQQHQQLQGRANNNYSNVGNAEEYSNLNRVVQHNGSSLDATLPPSSSLPNLVALPTPTPTPVPVPIPNPPHQQQQLNNQVPPGNRANNYWDNFRSYSRQNLLSVNGKTASDRNPHTTASTPTTNTVSSASGTASGGGNNTGLTNIGFRSRKDKRNREHGLENLTLPTLLSAEMQYPQNLQLQSNFQQQEVVNSRSSLNNVLANDMTLQQSHHVDNFFDEQQLACTRSVSANNDGQVCLRQLSNEMSDAVSSLVTVNTSRPGYLVRVLREVKIICEDHRLRPRLLRSLRALRDSHSSNNPLVDWLQNETTDQTASESCQSSDEDSDTGTLNNTVGNAVNQAVGALSLPPPPLPPPPLSMTLPLLPGGFQPEGVGINASASVTPGYNEDLAEADQSRPETSHNPQVASEENVGEEGGGDASTASANALIADLVAEMEYMEEDGERSDDIGLDRVPTRLYHQANESI